ataggtaggtactcttggtatctactcgtatattctGGACAAGTAAGTATACGAGTGACCCTATGGTCGTCTACGATGAAGACTTGGTCCTCTTATCTGACACGTTTCATCTCGAAAATAATAATGGTAATGGTCGATTCTTAATTATCTCTTTATGACTACTATGTCACCCGAATATCAAGATATAGCACGGACTGTACggttctcatttttttcgtctCCTGCGGCATCTTGATCACGGTGAAGATGATCAGCATCAGCATAATCTAGTCGAATCAAACCGCTAACTCATCCgttatattgttgaaaaatgcttACCTACGTGCTTATCGGCAAATCACTACtcgtgaaatttttctactGCCTCAGTGtatctattttcaatttctatgttcaaaatatttatagTAATTCGCGACTACGCCTCTTGACCTTTCATTTATCATCCGCcgttggtttattttttttttcttggtgatCTGTTCAGACTTCAGCAGCGTCTTATATCTACAAGGTGTTTAAAATTAGGCTCGGGAAGTTGGCAAAATATTCGATAAGATTTCGAAAGgcgaaaattgacgaaaaatccTCATGTGAATGTGTTGTCTATCTTTGAATTTAAGGGGACAAAAAACTGATtggtttctttgaaaaaaatcctatacCTACTTCTACAGGGTGTTTGAAGTGCGAGTGACCAAACTGAAGATTTGCGTACTACCAAACTAGGTCTAGGTTAGGATGGGTcgttttttaacttttttcgaattttgatggacTGTAGCAAAAATTTATGGCCAAGTGATCTCAATaagttcagaaaaaatttcaaactttttggtCATATGGAAGGtatctaacggaattttttagaaaaaatcactacttttttactactttttttactaggtaccttttttcaacaaaattttcagaaagctctccactcgaccccctcCCTCTCAACAGTCtcaacacacacaaaaaattaacagagtgtctattatttttggcaagtcattttccctgacttttccaggtttcccagatcattttttccagggatggaaagctagctgaaagctgaaagccgaggaagtttggagtttttgaaagctaaaagctagccaaaatctttatttattcaactttctttcagcttttttgcaaattcatttccttcagtttttattttgaattattttttgattttcacattttacttttctctttttttcagctttttcgtgttttttttttttcgttgtggtTGTGaatttacattttcttttcaattcacctcattaaaaaaaaattgaaaagccaaaagctgatagtcaaaagctaaaagctaaaacccagagtatttttggaaactaaaaagcttccaaaaataAAAGCTAAAGCTGaagttttatacattttttagaagctaaaaactgaagccaaaagtttcagctttccatccctgattttttccaattttctatacgtacttaccccatactttaataatcaaaaaaacaagttgacgggagggggggggaatttTTTATCATAAGTTTCTCTTCAAACTGAgtcgagagcttttgaaaatatttatttcaagatGCCCTGAaaacgagtttattttttggtttttaaaattttagaatttgaatgatgtttttttgaaggaagttgattttttttttttaaacagaacaTGCTCAAGCGaaggcgaaagctcttgaacgTTTGTATTTCAAGAGgcataaaaactacgtttttttgtaagaagttcattttttggctttaaaacttgattttttaaaagaaatgttcATCTCgattgtgaaaaagaaaaaaaaacaagcgaggtcaaaagtattcaaaaatttgtgaatcgagaagtaaaaaataatgtttttctttcactATACATCAggcccattttttcaaaatgccagggatttttcgtgaaaattacaaaatctccTGACTTTTTCTATCCAGGATTTCCAGGAAAATGGACACCCtgattaacaaagtcaaattgttcacaggaaaattttcaaaaaaattgaaattggaagaaaaattgtatacaaagtatttttaattttaaatcaaaattatgaagaaaaaccaatacaaaaatgaacgcatcaatgattttttcattttttcacctacctttttgactaaattcactactttttcactactttcactattcatttttaaaatcactactttcaccaCTTGTTAGATACCCTAGGTCGACGTCCTCCCCCCCTCCTCTTCCACCTACCAGCtcgagctcaaagtttgaaaatttgaaaacgtttgtataatgtaggtacatatagtaattactattaaaattgtgcaaaaatgaaaaatcagataATTTAACGTGAAGGAAATTAATGAGAACAAAACGAGAACTCATAATtaaatattacgaaaaaatttctaaaatctacAGCTAATTATTAAATTAAGTATCAGAAAATCATTTGAATTCACTATATGTAGTAAGAATAAAGCTGAGTTCTCCTTcaagaaaaatcaagatttcaaacaaaaaacaagattttgccCAAACTTCTACtttcaattatatttttccATTGCAAAGAAATTGGAGAATGATGAAAGTGTTCGTTTCAACCTCATTATTAATCTTTGTACCTGCCTCAAAAACACAGCATCTAAATCACATAGGTACCTTAACTTCTAATTCGAATTAGGTACAACGAGACGAAAAGTACCCTAGAAGACACAACCTTCCTTAAAAAATGATCCCGCAGCCCCCACAGGATATCTCCCCAATGGaactaaaatccaaaaaaaattacatttccatCTCGCACTACAAATCCTTATCAAATtagattaaaaataaattattatccTCATCCGCGACATTGCGATATTCTAACCAGAGTAAATTTTCTCTTACAGAAGCTGAACCAATCGAAAGCTGTTACCATAAGAATGAAACTTACAAACGAGGCAGCACATTCAACGACACTTGCGACGTTTGCATTTGCGAAGCTGGCGGACGGGTCAACTGTAAAAGCAGGTAAATTGTCTTTTATCTCACACAACTCGGCAACTTACGAGTATCTACAGATTTTTACACATACATACAAAACCgctatatgtattttaaatcgCCACATCATCTGATATAATGATTTATAATAACATATTCGGTACGTGGATCGTGGCATCGCTGCAGTCTAAACTATAAGCAGCAAAAATAAAGAGCAAACAATGTGTACAAATTTGAGTACCTTTCGTGCAGATAAATAGGGTACCATAAATTGTTATATGTAAGCGTCGTCGCCATCTCGTCGGTGTAACaaaaaggtacctatctataagtGCCAGAGAGAACCACGTAATTAGGAGTCGATTGGCGTGCACAATacgcttaattttgaaaatccatcgATTATTTACCGAGCTGTCAACGAAATGTTTATATGTTGAAAATATTCGCTAACCttgagagaaagaaaaaaaatccataaattttcgTAATCTGTACCTAGGGCTAAGacgatagataggtacctaacttataATACGTCAGACGTGAAAATGATTAATGTACGATATGCGTATGTGTAATTTCACAGATGTCCACGTCTTCAAAATGCAACTGGTAATTGTTTAGCTGTCCAAGATCCCGAAGATCCATGCTGCAAACGAATCCTTTGTGATGTCGAAGAACACGACGTCAATAAGGTTGGAATTACAGGTAAGCATTAGAATTTGTGATAcgaagaaatttttgtaaagatcAATTATCATTCATATTTCCTCACGTTGAATTATTCACAACAGCTTCGGACGAAACCGGTATCAGCAGCAGTACCACAGATAATCAAATAATATCTGCAAAGGCTCTAAATGGCACCTCGGTATCATTGACATTCGCCGAGAAATCCAAAGACTGTAACGTCGAAGTAAGTGAAAACGGAGTCGATTGGAACAACATGGAATGCGTCGAGAACACCATCGGTGGTCTCGAACCGggtaaaaaatatcaattcagGTTGAAAAACACAGCATCCAACAAAGTCGAAGTTACTCTGCCACGCTCTCCAAGTCTAACCAACTCCTCGCTGACTTGTTCCTTTAAAGGAAAAACATACAATATAGGTAAGCTTTAAAACACACCAAACTGAAGTCTGAGCTTAAAGTTCTTTCCATTTGAGCATACTCATTTTCTGCAATATTTTCCTTTTCTCAAAGGCGAAGAATTCCACGACGGTTGCGACGCTTACTGTATTTGCGAAACGACCGGAGTCGATTGCGCACGAATCGAATGTCCGACAGATTTCGGACTCGATGTCCTCGATCCACAATGTGTAAGCTGGGAAATGCATCCTCCAGATTTCACTCCAACCCCACCATACTGCTGTCCAGATAAAATACGTTGCAAAGATAACGGATCGTGTATGTATAATGGCGAAAAGTAAGTACCCATAAATTTTGGCTGCCCTGCCCTACCTCCACCTTTTTCTTCAATGGAGATACGTTCATATTGCGTGTTCTTCCTCAACAGCTACCCCAACTGGTCCGAGTTACCGGTAAAAGCAACAGGTTGTGAAAACCGATGTTATTGCGAAATGGGAAAAGTATCTTGTTCGCCGATGTGTGCGAAGATCTCTGATACACCTCCCAAAGATCTCTTATGTCCTCCCGAACAAGCAGTTCTGCAAAAGCCCCCAGACGATGAGTGCTGTTTGCATTGGACTTGTCCTCATGTCGGTAGACCAGGTAAGATTTTTGCACTAGTGCTTCATTGGTTGTATATGACTTTTTACTCTCGCTCTTTATCTTTctctatattatttttttcaattaggtataaatATTTACACAGTTATATAATCACTCTCATAGAAATATTAGAATTTAATACGGTCGCATTCAAGTTGAAAAGTACATTAAATTAGTATAGGTATGCTAGGTCTCTATAcctgtacctagacctacaataCATCAACGCGAAACCACGAcagtagaatttattttatgctttttgatATCCTTATACACGTTACTCATATCAATATTTTAGTGTAATTATGTAGCATATTTATCCAAAATACGCTTCGTTTCGAGCAACGTTATACACGATGATGAGGAATCCATTCGATGTTTAAGCTTGCAAAAAGCATGCAGCTTTTCGAGATTATTATCGTTGTTATTGTTGCTGCTGGGTTTTCAAACATATTATACATTTTACATACGAGttacgagcaaaaaaaaaaaagaacgaaattaTCACAcatttatacctatattttattcTATCGTTATACCATAGCTTTTCGTTCGCTGTTTAATGGCTTGTGTGTGTAGTACTTGAATATTTCTTCACTCTCTTCAAGTAACTACTTAGGTAGAACAATTCTCTAAACCCAAACTTCAACAAAGACTGCCAACTTGTACctttttctacagaaaagttgaataaaaaaatcctaTATCAGaattcatacaaaaatttagaatttttttccccaagaaTTGCTCTTTACTATTACCCATACTGATAGTTGAACgcttctaaaaaatgaaaaatgaacaattaattaaaaattggaaaaatacagGCAAAACCGCACGAAATAGGgcaattcgatgaaaattggaAACACGAAAAGTAAAAAAGGTGGATTTTGAgtggttttaattttcaaagttttccttgggtcattccacgtcaattcgaccaaaaaaatgcgattttgaaagtcatgtctttcgattttgctcaatttttttttcagaatgggtccaatcaaaaatcagacgtcattcatattcgtgttcagcgtcaccaaaaacatactatttgatgtgtcgcacgaaaaaaacctcattttgaacttttaccccatttggggaggtgctgggggccgtgaatggggtccaatcaaaaatctaacgtcatattcgtgttcagcgttaccaaaaacatacaattcaatatatcacatgccctagattttttttcgaaagttttgccccaaattgggggtggggtgctccctctccattaagagatcccatctcgaaacttgaatatttcaaaaaagcatcaaaaggtacatctatggaaattttttcagaattttaaatggtagctctcacttacagcgccattttgaaatttgaacttttaatttgaaagttcaactttcaaattttcaaattttcaaaatgttcaaaaagttcaaaattcaataccctttcgaactgtgaaatcagttttgatcaaagcatcatagttttggaggaatgcgctgctgaagttgagtatctcgagacaatgtgaaaataatggaagccccccacccaccccctggggaggctgggaccaaactgattgcgggtttcttacttactgggtgggtagatattattgtaaaaaaaattgagggaaatcgaaagacatggctcaaaaacgttggtcaaattgacatggaatgaccccctTTTTCATCGTGCATTTGAAtccctctctctctttctctctaaAAGATCCAACATtcgaaataattcaactttcaaaaattaatataccTATCAAATCACAAAATAGAACTATCTATTTAGTAATTCTaatcctattttttaaaaatccgattTCTGGAGACAGCATGTTTTAAAAACTTggtttgaaaaccaaaatttctgctgcccaaatacaaaattgactttttaatGATTAACAATCCAATAACTACATACCGCAGTtcattacaaataattttttttattaattttatgcaTGGTGTACCCTTACGAATAACACTCCTTTGAAATTGTGAGTAGGCAACTCATCCTGAGTACCTGTGAGCATGTTTACCTATCCTAGGATTCTAAGGGGccgattttcataaattttagaaatactGTCAACGTTTTAGAACAGCTGCTGAACATTTAGTTTTCATCtacttttgaaataaatgacCAACCCAAAAATGTATGGTGTCTTATTAGgttgaaaattatgaagaaaaggTCGAAATATTGAGTGAATTTAGCAATGAACTGATCTAGAAAGGAAAacgtttttaataaattttgagcccctctctccctccctccgCTAAGAACCTAAAATGGTGACACCATGTTCGATTGTATTAAATCTAACTGAAAATAATCTAGAGAGGAAAACGTTTTTGATCAGTGGTAAACCTTCCTCTTTCCACCAAAAAAGATTACACCATGTTTGATTATTTGATATGGCTGACAAATCACACTCAATGCATTGAGCCGGCTGGATGGAGTTGCAGGTTTTTGATAATACCTCAatcaaaaatatgtgaaaacCACATTTTTAGCCGCCTAAATCATTTTCGGAGggatgaggggagggggtgaaactacaaagaattcaattttcacgttTCTTTTCCTACTTCTGAAAGCCCTTCTTCCACTCCCTTTTTCAAATGCATGCTTTATAAAATTGAACACACTAGGTATGTGcaatttcccccaaaaaacttaaattgaaaaaattccatgaaatttttaaatttcaacaattgtacgattgaaaaaatcatgatttttctcAGGAATTTGATTTCTAGGGCCAATAATTGagtacataaaattgaaaagtagtatttttgtaaaatttttgaaaatttttgagaccaccaacttgaaaattttctagcaGGGAAATATTTCTTTTGAAGTTGGCAGTCCTGACTGAAACACTTGATGTTTTACAAAGAaatattgatttaaaatattgaGCCAGTGAAATCACAAAATGGGAGCAGACTACTCAAGCACCATAAACAAAACACCCTCGCACGATATAAAAATTCCTAATCGCTGCAAAAAATCGCTATCGCCTTCGCATTCGACACCTAATTCGTTTCGATTGGTATCTCTAAAATGGctatatttctaaaaaattgcctTATTATTTCAGGAAATGAGACGATAAAATCAGAGAAAAAGGAACACGCTACTAACACATTAGATAATActgaatttacccaaaatgaaaacaacttCACGAGCACAATATACTCGACAGATGAAACGACCAAACCGAACTCAATCGATCGTTTGACTACTGTAACTTACAACACTAAAAAACCGCTAACTAACTCCAAAAACACAACCGATAAAAAAGAATTCTATCCGGGACCGTTCAGTCCGCAATActttgctaaaaatgaaaactcgagTATGGAAAAATCGACCAAGAAACCCAACCATGGAATGTTGGCCGATCTACTGTCACCTTTCCATTTGGAGAAATTCGCTtcggagatagagaaaaatatACATTCCAATGACACCTCGTCGATGAACAAGAAACCAGGTAAAAAACCAACCGGTACCAAAGGTTATGCTCACAatgaagaggaagaagaagaggagGATGAGGAAGATCATTACGATGAGAAAAATCAATACGAAGATCTGTTCACTGATCTATTCGATCCAAAGAACAAGAATAAGAATTCTTCGAAGCATTCCATATGGAACATTAAACCACCGGAAATTCCACCTTTTGTGAAAAATCCGAATTTGCCGGAAAACGAATACGCTAAAGAGAAAAGTACAACGGAATCTATTAAACATTCGGAAACACCGGGTGAATTTCCTAAGAAACATATACCCAGTGGTAGCAAGGACAGCAATAAGAAACAAAAACCGCAATTCGATCAAGATAAACCTTACGATGTGAAGATCAGCGAACAAAATCCCAATAACTTTTTACCATATCCGAATATACCTTACACAATACCAGATAACGTGTACCCGAATGTGAATCCTCACTTGAAATACCCTCCTTCTGAGATCCTTATCCATCAAGCTCCGCAGAATCCAAATCTGGGTTACAACAACAACAAGTACAAACCGACACCGATCAACGATCCAAATCAATCCGAAGAATTTTACCATTTAATCGACAACGATGCTTACAACGATGaacaaattcgccaaaatttgcaTTACGGTCAGCACGAAATCCATCCTCAGTTCGGTCACGTGGTTAAGTTGACCAAAGACGGTGTCAGGCTGCAAAATCCTAACGAACCGAATACTCCGCTAAATGTCGAAGAAGTACTAACTCATTTACATCACGAGACTAATAATAACAACGTGCATTTACCAAATATATTACCAGGAGGTCCACCTCGTCATCAAGTTCCAATACATAATTTCGGATACCAAAACTACCACGAAACGTTGAACGCTGATCAAACGTCGCATCCGTTATTATTACAACCAGAGCTGCTCAATCAGCATAACAACACAAATCGAGGTTTGTTCCAGAACACAATGTAATTTTGTTGGTATTGGTTTTTGTGGTAGCAATACCTAACTGTAGAATTGTATAATCGTGGTTCGAATGCGTAGATGTGTTTACTGTTTTTGCCTGGTATCGGAGTATCAGCTCGTAAGGAACTAATGGATTGTTTTTCTCCTGTAGCTTTATACTTAGTTTCAATCTTGTACATAGATCTGCTTCCGTGGTTAATGGGTTCACCATGTAGACATTAATGTTCGTGGTGTACACCTTAGAATTGGGTATTAGGGTTACGATTTTCTTAATATTGTATTATAATCAAATGTGTGATCGTACATATTTACTTCGCTTACCTCAATATATTCGGCAATCCTGTTGTCGTTGTTGTAAATATCTGCGTGTAGAATTCATTGTTTGTTCACTAATCACTACACCACACAATTCACCACCGATTAGTGACTCGATTCCGTCAAAATCCGATGAAAGACAGACCCGAACACGAAAGAGAATCCGTTGATTGTTTACATCATCTCACCACACAATCTCCACCCACAAAATATGTGAGATAATGATTTGATTTTATCAATGAAACGAACCCCATgtttagcaacaaaaaaaaaagtaaaaagaattCGCGAAAAGGACAATTAATTTATTACCTAATTAATTAAAACCGAAGTCCGAAACCTCAACAGCTCAAACAGCTGTGCTAAAGAAAAGAGcgccattttattcatttccgGGTtatcttatcaaatttttacgtAATTCATTGTTTACATTTTACAGCCAGGAAACAGGATGCAGGAATGTTTACCTACTTTGGAAGCTTGCTTAGACCTATCTCTTTGGATTGtacgatttttactttttattgtttttttcacatttttttctaattaataattaattttttgtagtaaGTAGTCTAACTTCTGGGTACTTTTCTGAGCATTTTATATTATAAGtggaatgtaaaaaaaaaaaaaaaaaaaatgtacaaacaATAATGAACAAgttaataaaatacaaaaaaaaactaacaataCGAACTGAAGacttatcaataatttttgtttgacGATGGCAAAACAAAACATTGCATAACTCAACTGAACCTTTTATTTAGAAATTACATATTATAACTTGAAACTGTACAGATAAATCTGCATgctgaatttgtattttattgatTCCGATTACACTATTTAAAATTAGCGTGAAAACcattgtaaaaatgttttccaaatacATAACTTATGATGTTACAGATGAAGTAAAAATCCATGTTCTGGAGGCAGTCGATGAAAGTACAGTTAAGCTCGTATTTTCTGTACCTCAAGTGCTAGTTGGATTACATGGAAGAGTAGAATTGCGTTACACTTCTGACCAACAGTAAGTaccttttcaatttgaatacaaaaagaattgtttgaaattttttcatacacgaaaacgtgttcaaaacgCATTAAAGATatgaaaatgatccaaaaacgctcaaaaaagcattaaaattaccaacaaGTAACAAAAACTGCTCTTTCAATTAAACGTAAGTTGTtgtaaatgcataaaaattaaaGAAGTGTTATAAAAACATTCAATAAGGTATTAAAAACGCTGAAAATGActtaaaagtaataaaattttattttagtaaaaattgcaaaaaaaaaaaatgataaagtacctacccattaaaaatatgctaaatttatataaaaacaccaagaaaacatcaaatttcaaaattattaaaaattgagtattcgccaaaaatttatgaaatacggttaaaaatctgttgaaatgatGTAGAAACACCCCgcgccaaaaaaacaaaacaaaaaactaaatcaTTGCAAATTACTTGCTTCAAAAGTAGGttatttcagtaaaatttggcaaaaatgcacgaaaaagtgctaaaaatgtattaaacttctgtaaaaaaaaaacaccaaaaatgcattaaaatcactaagaattgctcaaaactattgaaattcctgcaaaattggttaaaaatgcacaaaaaacgaagaaaaagtTAAAACCTCATTAAATCAATGTAAAACGacactagaaaaaaatcaaaatcgctaaaaaaattataaaaaagcaatatttttgtaaaatttgaaaaatccataaaaattcacgaaaaatggggaaaaaattgatgcaaaaattgaaaaatggtttaatgaaaattacttttaaaaaatatatgtacctataaacgTTTGACGAAAATGCGAAGAAGGTGTTTAAAACGtgtgaaaataatataaaaaaaaaactgtctaaaaaagcaataaattcactgaaaattgggTAATGAAAAgctatgaaattttgagtaagtatttttcaaaaaaaaaaaattgtcaatactTTGCGTATGCTATGAAAACAACCAAAGCAGCTATAAAACCTCAGACAATGaggtaatcaaaaaatgaaaaatagaaattcagtaaaatgttttcaaaacacaaaaaactgctaaaatttgactaaaacttgcccaaaatgcataaaaaagtgttgaaatgaTGTGCTTAAatattatttcgatttttttggtttcaaattcttataatttttttatgtcaatatttgaaaaataaacttctcataTCAAATATGAGAGTTTAATTTCGACAAAGGAGGATAGGAATATCTACCTATAACAATACCTACCAATGTATCATCCATTCAAAAACTCGACATTTTCTATCCCTTTATTTATTGTAAGTATTCCATGAACTTTTCCAGAAATAACGAACCATCAACTTGGGAACACCAAATCCTTGCTCCACCTGATGATCTGATCGCCACAGCCGAATTAGAATTCGAGTTGACCGGTTTACAACCAAATACcacttacaaaataaaaatttcagtcgTAATGAGCGATGTTGGTAACGCTCCTACCAGTAATATACTTAGCATTAGGACACCAGCTTCTGGtaaatattttattccactttgAGCTAATCATAATGAAGTGAATACGTACTAATAAATTGTGATTTTGTTTCATTAGCTCCTCTAGCAACAACGTTACCACCGATTATACCTGTTGAACCAGAACTGAGAGCTATTGAAGTAAATGCCACTTACGTTAAAGTTGGCTGGCGAATGTTTAGTGATACCGAACTTCAATTCATCGATGGAGTTCAGCTTAGATATAAAGAGCTTGATGACAAAGTATGACGactcatttttaaatgattacCTATCTCGTCTGTGAATGATGTAGGTATTTACTAAATTACTaatcacttcattttttgataggtTTACGCTGCTACACCTTTGATCCATCGAGCTGTGACCACTTACACGATAGAACAATTAAAACCCAACTCTATTTACGAAATTGGCATATTCTTTATTCCATTCCCTGGCCAAACCACCGAGCTCCAAGCTCAAAAAACCATACAAATCAGAACTGGATTAGAATTTGGTAATAATTTGTGAGCTTCAAACACtcctatttttctttttattcgcATCAACTGACTCTTTTCGTCGATTACAGATCCGTATAAATTTGATATTATGGTGGAAGTACACCATATTAAAGCTTCATCTATAGAAATAACTTGGTCCGGAGTACCGTATCCGGAagataaatatgtaaatattttccGCGCTATTTACCAGTCAGACGGTAGTCGAGAAGATTTTAGTACTTTTAAAGTAGCTAAACGAGATTCGTCTCAAAATATATTAATTCAAGATTTAAAACCAGGAACGAGGTATGTAGTATTTTTATGATTAGATTGTTTAATTGTAAACCTATACGTATATTAACCGGTAgtgatttaattaaatttcatgaTTTCAGGTATCGTTTATGGTTAGAAGCCTATTTAACTAATGGCCGAACTAAGAAAAGTAACGTAAAagattttattacaaaaattggaCCTGCACTTCCACCTTCTACTAGTCAAGGTTCGTATACCTAATCGAGAATCATTCAAAATGCTACAATTTCATTATGTAAAAGAAAGAGTACCTCTCTAATATCTGTATAAATGTTGCt
This region of Planococcus citri chromosome 5, ihPlaCitr1.1, whole genome shotgun sequence genomic DNA includes:
- the sas gene encoding putative epidermal cell surface receptor isoform X2; translation: MGKFFHLCVIVCLCLTRRFVHAEETGATSKCQLNANGVVGPDCNLNATTTTTTSSASPLPKSASGNGTENGRARAMNYTLSFQDAMRSNGLKVPGMDFKEHSIDDVSMDEMNDDSNLNYTSLMSNFHNMMNVLPMVKNTTASTCTDNNKTYKIGEKFNKGCNETCQCVKPNEIMCGTICKPPYQVKGRNKDPSCIEVPVDGNSCCVLLNCPAIQDLEAEPIESCYHKNETYKRGSTFNDTCDVCICEAGGRVNCKSRCPRLQNATGNCLAVQDPEDPCCKRILCDVEEHDVNKVGITASDETGISSSTTDNQIISAKALNGTSVSLTFAEKSKDCNVEVSENGVDWNNMECVENTIGGLEPGKKYQFRLKNTASNKVEVTLPRSPSLTNSSLTCSFKGKTYNIGEEFHDGCDAYCICETTGVDCARIECPTDFGLDVLDPQCVSWEMHPPDFTPTPPYCCPDKIRCKDNGSCMYNGENYPNWSELPVKATGCENRCYCEMGKVSCSPMCAKISDTPPKDLLCPPEQAVLQKPPDDECCLHWTCPHVGRPGNETIKSEKKEHATNTLDNTEFTQNENNFTSTIYSTDETTKPNSIDRLTTVTYNTKKPLTNSKNTTDKKEFYPGPFSPQYFAKNENSSMEKSTKKPNHGMLADLLSPFHLEKFASEIEKNIHSNDTSSMNKKPGKKPTGTKGYAHNEEEEEEEDEEDHYDEKNQYEDLFTDLFDPKNKNKNSSKHSIWNIKPPEIPPFVKNPNLPENEYAKEKSTTESIKHSETPGEFPKKHIPSGSKDSNKKQKPQFDQDKPYDVKISEQNPNNFLPYPNIPYTIPDNVYPNVNPHLKYPPSEILIHQAPQNPNLGYNNNKYKPTPINDPNQSEEFYHLIDNDAYNDEQIRQNLHYGQHEIHPQFGHVVKLTKDGVRLQNPNEPNTPLNVEEVLTHLHHETNNNNVHLPNILPGGPPRHQVPIHNFGYQNYHETLNADQTSHPLLLQPELLNQHNNTNRDEVKIHVLEAVDESTVKLVFSVPQVLVGLHGRVELRYTSDQQNNEPSTWEHQILAPPDDLIATAELEFELTGLQPNTTYKIKISVVMSDVGNAPTSNILSIRTPASAPLATTLPPIIPVEPELRAIEVNATYVKVGWRMFSDTELQFIDGVQLRYKELDDKVYAATPLIHRAVTTYTIEQLKPNSIYEIGIFFIPFPGQTTELQAQKTIQIRTGLEFDPYKFDIMVEVHHIKASSIEITWSGVPYPEDKYVNIFRAIYQSDGSREDFSTFKVAKRDSSQNILIQDLKPGTRYRLWLEAYLTNGRTKKSNVKDFITKIGPALPPSTSQGKLEGTPLVEANTYYGPLVAVSILATIAITSTIILILILAKKHGTIKAPITTPINRKNNTSAAYDNQAYKVDIQHETMDL